Genomic DNA from Labeo rohita strain BAU-BD-2019 unplaced genomic scaffold, IGBB_LRoh.1.0 scaffold_1551, whole genome shotgun sequence:
GTCACTTCCCAGCCGACGTCCGTCAAACATACTTGCTATGCTGCTAGGGCAAtcaagttcggatcattttacagactcggacctttgagtctggttcagcaaaatgaacgaatgttttttcgagtcatttcgttcattttagcaaaatataattaaaatgttacctgttacctccttaacacatctactgcttacacaaacgttgatcacacttcaaacaaaacaaaactataatgctataagaaaccgaaaatattaattaattgtttacctgggtctttagtctattatttgctcacctcacctcttatctgacaaggtTTCgcgtttgagtcattcgttcatcacgtcaCAGCTCCATAAGAACGACCCATCGAGAGCTACTGCGCACGACTGCTCAATCCGACACAGCCTCCTCGCCTTCACAGGGTTTTTTGGCACacgtcagcatgacatcagagcaaggcCGACGCAACtcggacacatttctaaccggcattCATCTTGCGGTGATCACCGGTGATTGGTTCTGTGCAGAATTTGCTCATCTCAAACAAGCCTATTCACTGATATGGGCGGCGACAAAACGTGAAATAGgtgttaaaaacattcaaatctgcaattatgctgctgctgctgatccagaaagagcaacacaaacagttttttcaaccacattataatcattatttctgtattacagacatttaaataacagaagtactgggataaaagtttatagtttgggtataaacacttgtTGTCTActgtagcgatcaaaacgaaagtatcttaagacttgtatgtattgtaacacTTATCCAGctaggaggtggcgacaactgcttgtttaaaaaaaggatgtaattgaatcattcattcaggagatttcaatagtcaaacaagtcttaataaaGTGAGACAcacgttattttatttttttcctccagaatcgtgagagaatcatggtgtCCTATTTATTAAGAACAACTGgcattctcaatttatccagtaTTGTGAAGctcttatttaaatgttgtttatttctgcatatagttcattaaaatggaagtttaatttcataaagttcatttgcattttgtcttttccaGTTAAATAAAAGACCATTTCcctatacatttaaatttcttGTCTCGTCttgttctcgtgaacccagtcttgTGTCTCTTCTTGTTTCGTGGGATAAGTGTTTCGTCACACCCCTATTGCATTGCATCATGTTTTAGACATGAGTGTATGGCTACAGTGCTTATCGCTGCAACCTTTGATGCAGTGGGTgtagatataaaaataatgttataaccAACTTTTCACCATTAGCTCATCTCGATggttttttaacttaaaaatgcagtaaaattttTTGAGAATTGTCAGCCAGTCATAGCTGTGGGTGTTTACATTAAAGTCTTGCAATGTGCCTCTTCCAACAGAACATTCAAATCAGAAGAAGGACGTTACAGATTTACCATTTATATCTATAGAACGAATGTTTTGATGGAAAACATACTAAGATAATTAGTGCATGTCAGGAAACATAaagtatcttttaaaaaatgcatttcatgaaCCTTTAATTTGGCCCGTCATGTCACATAGGAGAAGAGGGGAGGAAATACCTTTGACGCTAGGCCTGTCGTGATAATTACTATATCCAGGGCCGTATTTGCCTCTTATTGTGACATAGGCAAAACAAATTACTGAGCCCTCTTTtcctattaataataaatattaccaccccagcaaacaaaaaaacatttcatatttgaagCATGTGTGAATACTGcttcaaaaacagtaacattaccACCTCGCTACTGAGAAATGTCATGTAGCTTAGCTGCAAAACTATTGTACTGATAAATTCATGGGGCAGCGATGACAAGAAGTTTCCATGTGCGTCTCTAGGTGTGGCACAAGTGTGTGTCTgtactgtgtttgtttgtgagaGAGAGCGGGAGAAAGGAAGCATGGTTTCCTTAAATATAAAGGTGGAAAACATGGAAatagtttgactttttttatcctattatttgttacatttatttggtCATTGTCTTTTGGGGTTTTGGTCCTTTTGCTGTTGTAGGTAGCCTGTagtataacaaaaatatgtattttttcattgttcTTGGGCCCCCTGTACGAGCAAGTCATAGGCACATGTAAGTAATGTGGACAGTGTACTGAATACAGATGTTCTCCACAGAATGACTGACTACAGTTGCTAAAATGTGCAATACACAATAATTATTAACCACAATTATCAACCACAATCCTCATTCTTAATGTGATCAGGCTTCCAGTTtgaataaaattagcaaaataaCCATGTTTGTTGTTGAGCTGAAATCTggactctgtgtgtgtttatgttgtggAGTGAGTTGAGGAGGTCAATGATTTTCAACTCACCCTTTACAGTGAAAGAAACAGTAGAGATAAAATGTGATGATTGTGGTCTTTTATCTCTTTGTCCTTTACACCAATACTGATCCTGATCAGACTCATTCACTCCTCTGATAGTGAGAGTGTCTCTGTTTACAGTGTAACGATCAGACGTCTGTAACATTACACTGTCTGTGCCTTTATACCACTCATATCTCCAGTCACGTGTCCAGCCATTTCTCTGGTTAAATCTCCAGTCATTTGTCAGGTCATTTCTCCGTCTCCAGTTACGGTGAGACTCAATCACACACTTCAGATTGACTGTGTCTCCAGTGAATACAGGACTGTCTGGTGTCACAGTTAGTGTAGATGTGGGTGAATCTGTGAAGAAAGAAGACAGAGTTCTTTCAGTGAGTTCCTGTATTTCTGTAACACTAATGAGGAGAGATGTAAAGAGAAGGGtgatgttctgttttttttttttgttgttgttgttgttgtttgtttttttttttggcttctgCAACTGAATGGTTTCATGCACATTCTTTTAAGAACTTTAGGTGTATTaaagttaattattaattaattattacaagACTTGTAAACCTGCTTCTATTTGGTTAGGAAATTAAATAATGGATAAATGAAACTTTTAGTGTAACTGGCATAATGATAAATGCACACTGAGAAACATTCCACTTTCTGCCAGCTATATTTTTCTCTGTAATAGTCAGTATATATGTGACCCGGGCTTTTGGTTGAATTTGAAGTTCTCACAAAACTGAGTTCATTTAGCCCTCTTTTAGTGATCCCAATGCTCCAtgtagcaattaaaaaaaaaatgtctgtattTGTGCAGTTTAGTAAGTTTAGTATTGTTGTAAACCGCAGCAGTTCAACTTTGTGAATATTCATTGCAAATTCACAATGTAATTGTGAATTACAttgtgaaaagaaaagaacaagtCCCTTGTGAACAGCTGTTTCACAAGTTAAAAGAGAATGAAACAATTCAACCCTCAAATGAAGTGTAACAATCATATTTATGTGAACTGTGAATGTAACATCCGAGAATGTGaatgtattttgattaaatgtatAATCATACAGTATGTGTAGTGCAGAAGGACAATGATATTCAGCTCACCtttcacagagagagagacagcagaGATTAAATATGTTGATTGTGGTCTTTCATCTCTCTGTCCTCTACACCTGTACTGACCCTGATCAGACTCAGCAGCTCCTCTGATAGTGagagtgtttttgtttacagtgtAACGATCAGACGTCTGTAACATTACACTGTCTGTGCCTTTATACCACTCATATCTCCAGTCATCTGTCCAGCCATTTGTCTGGTCAAATCTCTGGTTACCTGTTGGGCCATTTCTCTGTCTCCAGTTACTGTAAGACTCAATCACACATGTCAGATTGACTGTCTCTCCAGTGAATACAGGACTGTCTGGTGTCACAGTCAGTGTAGATGTAGGTAAATCTGTGAAGAAACAAGATGATGGAGCTCTTTCTGTAAATTCAGGGGTGTCCAAAGTCCGGACTGTACATGAATTTCAAACACCCCGCAGCTTGTctattgaaatatattatttttggtCTGCCACGCAtaatttacaaatcatgcagtTTCACCATGTCAACACAAGGTGGCACTAAATTTTAGGCTATCAGTAAATGAGAGTGACAACAGTTTGATAACTCATAGTGCTGTAAATTCTTTAGTGCTCGAATTCCTAAACACACAAAAAGCGGAACCACCCGACAGGAGGAACACTGTGGGACAACAATCCAGTTTGAATACTTTTCAATCCACAAATCAATATTTGCAaaggatttactgtagtagcccAATAAACTGTTACTAGTTACTAACTGTAACTACTGTGGCAGGAATGTAGGATATTAAtagcaaattttattttattaatgtagacatttgtattaaaagcagggttctaataataataataattattattattattcacatttctatttatattaaatatatgtgttcatagactaaagaccataaagccatttaaaatattacagcctaattaaaattttaggttttaaaaataaggttgttaaaatatttacagatttttacaTCCTAAACACAACTCTCTGTCCGTAGCATCCGGTCCCCTGGTGTGTCCAATCAATCAAATCTGGCCCCCtctaaaaaattgttttaacacCACTGATTGAACTAGTCAGAAAACATGATCTGATCAGCTGAGTTCCTGTATTTGTGTAACACTGATGTTAAACAGGAGAGATGTGGAGAGGAGAGTGATggtctctcctttgtctgattCACTACTGGTTTAATGTGATTCAACATGTTGTTTCATCTGAAACAATCATCagactgaataaataatcaaacGTGTACAGAGAGTTCAGGAGGACAATGATATTCAACTCACCCTTCACAGAGAAATAAACAGGGTAGCTTAAATATGATGAGTCTGGTCTTCCATCTCTCTGTCCGCTACACCAGTACTGATCCTGATCAGACTCAGTAGCTCCTCTGATAGTGagagtgtttttgtttacagtgtAATGATCAGACGTCTGTAACATTACACTGTCTGTGCCTTTATACCACTCATATCTCCATTTAATGTAAGACTCAATCACACACGTCAGATTGACTGTCTCTCCAGTAAATACAGGACT
This window encodes:
- the LOC127158543 gene encoding basement membrane-specific heparan sulfate proteoglycan core protein-like, which produces LPTSTLTVTPDSPVFTGETVNLTCVIESYIKWRYEWYKGTDSVMLQTSDHYTVNKNTLTIRGATESDQDQYWCSGQRDGRPDSSYLSYPVYFSVKDLPTSTLTVTPDSPVFTGETVNLTCVIESYNDWRYEWYKGTDSVMLQTSDRYTVNKNTLTIRGAAESDQGQYRCRGQRDERPQSTYLISAVSLSVKDSPTSTLTVTPDSPVFTGDTVNLKCVIESHRNWRRRNDLTNDWRFNQRNGWTRDWRYEWYKGTDSVMLQTSDRYTVNRDTLTIRGVNESDQDQYWCKGQRDKRPQSSHFISTVSFTVKGLPTSKVTMTPKTVFTGETVNLTCVIESDHSDWRYEWYKGTDSVMLQTSDCYTVNRDTLTIRGAAESDQDQYWCRGQRDERPKSSQDSKRINLSVNVSAASSSSLLVTGVVVLLSLCLLIFISLVLLWRYKKNKDQQCNINQTSDPNQSGEFQMENFPLQSDDPQSFSEITYSEVTVQKKISVDKDDTIAEPNEVTYSEVRTKVKKCKSKGADAGVCDAQPIRKEGP